Proteins encoded together in one Pectinophora gossypiella chromosome 20, ilPecGoss1.1, whole genome shotgun sequence window:
- the LOC126376243 gene encoding TWiK family of potassium channels protein 9-like, with translation MDIDHVVLDKETINRFEQYTLSKPTLNGGIPMDRCQDGDSMVSNSRKRVPTSRQKVVCCFCFKTTKYRRKQFIIGSLTNIVIFAILLAYTFLGSFIFLAIEGGSELPVRPRLLPDRQKITDKDNNSTKKEAEDEYDATNMTLSANYFWDARSRAVENIWEITVSLNILYRENWTRLAAQEILKFQNELVQRVTTEMASHYGVSYREMALGEFGGSDITNHYEEHEWNLALAFFYSLTVLTTIGYGNIAPRTILGKGATILYALFGIPLTLVYLSSVGSLLSKMARSVFSRALCCCLCSNCGYCCYDERRMAEKERRMKLKRQQEEMLNSQNTSKTPTEECYVLKPDSQKDLSISERPTTSTAKDDIISWPDTDSKLSMHGLSILAPVLLCLSAIFIYISLGAIVLFKLDNMGIIDGFYFCFMALSTIGFGSIIPGMSYTTIHGVRYYTINSTTLWFCSAYTLLGLALTAMCFGVIHDEIIYRIKHQQKEWSQKSNTVNDEVNLNDPFYMSS, from the exons ATGGATATAGATCATGTGGTATTGGACAAAGAGACAATCAACAGATTCGAGCAATACACGCTGTCAAAGCCCACCCTGAATGGGGGAATTCCTATGGACCGATGCCAAGATGGCGACTCAATGGTCTCTAATAGCCGCAAAAGGGTACCAACTTCCCGGCAGAAAGTcgtttgttgtttttgttttaaaacaacAAAGTACAGAAGAAAACAATTCATTATTGGATCCCTTACCAACATTGTGATATTCGCAATACTTCTCGCTTACACATTCCTTGGTTCATTTATATTCCTAGCTATAGAGGGAGGGTCTGAATTACCAGTCAGACCGAGACTCTTACCAGATAGACAGAAGATTACTGATAAGGATAATAATAGTACTAAGAAAGAGGCAGAGGATGAATACGATGCGACGAATATGACGTTGTCTGCAAACTATTTCTGGGACGCACGAAGTAGGGCAGTTGAAAACATTTGGGAGATTACTGTGTCCCTGAATATTTTGTATAGGGAGAATTGGACGAGGTTAGCAGCACAGGAGATACTTAAATTCCAAAACGAGCTGGTGCAAAGGGTGACGACAGAGATGGCTTCGCATTATGGCGTCAGCTACCGAGAGATGGCGCTGGGGGAATTTGGAGGGAGCGACATTACAAACCATTATGAAGAACACGAGTGGAATTTAGCGTTGGCATTCTTCTACTCGCTGACTGTCCTAACCACAATAG GTTATGGCAACATAGCTCCTAGAACGATCCTTGGCAAAGGAGCGACGATTCTCTACGCTTTATTCGGTATACCATTAACACTGGTATATCTGTCCAGTGTGGGATCTTTACTATCGAAGATGGCAAGAAGCGTCTTCAGCAGAGCACTATGCTGCTGCCTTTGCTCCAACTGTGGCTACTGCTGCTACGACGAGAGAAGAATGGcggaaaaagaaagaagaatgaAACTCAAGAGGCAGCAAGAAGAAATGCTGAACAGCCAAAATACCAGCAAAACACCAACAGAAGAATGTTACGTTCTCAAACCTGATAGCCAAAAAGACTTATCCATATCAGAAAGACCAACTACCAGCACTGCCAAAGATGACATAATCAGCTGGCCTGATACCGATTCTAAACTATCCATGCATGGTCTAAGCATATTAGCACCAGTATTACTTTGTCTTTCAGCAATTTTCATTTACATTTCTCTAGGAGCTATAGTCCtttttaaactagacaatatgGGTATCATAGACGGGTTTTATTTCTGTTTCATGGCTTTAAGTACTATAGGGTTTGGTAGCATCATACCTGGTATGAGTTACACTACAATTCATGGTGTGAGGTACTATACCATCAATTCTACTACTTTATGGTTTTGTTCCGCTTACACCCTTCTTGGTTTAGCACTGACTGCCATGTGTTTCGGGGTGATACATGACGAAATAATTTATAGGATAAAGCATCAACAAAAAGAATGGTCTCAGAAAAGTAATACTGTAAATGATGAAGTCAATTTGAACGATCCGTTTTATATGAGTTCCTGA